The proteins below come from a single Stomoxys calcitrans chromosome 1, idStoCalc2.1, whole genome shotgun sequence genomic window:
- the LOC106093693 gene encoding uncharacterized protein LOC106093693 codes for MDSCQRLIQNHDILANIFQYLSLEAQVDCAAICESFEAAISQRLWSRQHCHLAIHKTPYITIVTNSQREHEKCPGEGRMLRVCEYKSSLPYHKSKRFRAQVAPYVRNLALHSEYYSFDKNLGVAFQNIENFQHLRHLSFHQAVVTDQQLQSIGQHCVHIQKLELIECTCDELESLIPGYNLDISSLTSFRQLQHLVVQSEALESLPQMGCDVLHEMISNLPLSAVILENIKIFDNGDDVVANVNGAHVEILNVGNISQEYWPNFRHHLRDFRNLKDLTINVLNCNTLVDSWVFETLASHCCQLQKLSLENCDLCIEDFGVIKTLQHLSLLSCGGLTAENLQQALSGLPLRSLSLIKTRIFGTVIPCLVSPYLEQINIDSIHCEKFSDVFENALNSMDNLHTINWYNGNIRSDWIVRQCPNLRKLYVPNPHLLRHCILRVACLTQLSFSSCQKFTWYFLIVLIKSLPLQRLNICSNDVICDDENTPQDAADVETTLQRIVLPYRIYVAAENFWMDLLCVNPGLKLIFYGDSGDLLNRNCFHKLLTFPHVRHRLKNMRMCGFSVEIADLQHRFEDTLQQLNTKTSHFRSRNCKFTVEL; via the exons ATGGATTCGTGCCAGAGACTAATCCAAAACCACGAtatattggcaaatatttttcaatatctTAGCCTGGAAGCTCAGGTCGACTGTGCGGCCATCTGTGAATCATTTGAAGCGGCCATAAGCCAAAGGCTGTGGAGTAGGCAACATTGCCATTTGGCCATTCATAAGACGCCCTACATCACCATAGTCACCAATTCGCAAAGAGAACATGAAAAGTGCCCTGGCGAGGGCAGGATGCTGAGAGTTTGCGAGTATAAATCCTCGTTGCCCTACCACAAGAGCAAAAGGTTCAGGGCGCAGGTGGCCCCCTATGTTCGCAATTTGGCCCTGCATTCCGAGTACTACAGCTTTGATAAGAATTTGGGAGTGGCTTTtcaaaacattgaaaatttccaGCACTTGCGTCATTTGTCCTTTCATCAGGCGGTGGTTACGGACCAGCAGCTGCAGTCAATAGGCCAACACTGTGTGCATATACAGAAATTGGAGCTCATTGAATGCACTTGCGATGAATTGGAATCTCTGATACCTGGCtataatttggatataagtagCTTAACCAGTTTCCGTCAACTACAACACTTGGTGGTGCAAAGTGAGGCCCTCGAGAGTTTGCCGCAAATGGGGTGTGATGTGCTGCACGAGATGATATCGAATCTGCCTTTAAGTGCTGTAATTCTGGAAAACATTAAAATCTTTGATAATGGTGACGATGTGGTGGCAAATGTGAACGGTGCCCATGTGGAAATTCTAAATGTGGGCAATATCTCGCAGGAATATTGGCCGAATTTCAGGCACCATCTTAGAGACTTCCGCAACCTCAAGGATCTAACCATCAATGTTTTAAACTGTAACACTCTGGTGGACTCATGGGTGTTTGAGACTCTGGCCAGCCACTGTTGCCAACTACAAAAATTATCTCTGGAAAATTGCGATCTCTGCATTGAGGATTTTGGTGTGATCAAAACACTGCAGCATTTGTCACTGCTGAGTTGTGGTGGTCTCACCGCCGAAAATCTTCAACAGGCACTCTCGGGTCTGCCCCTGAGGTCCTTGTCTTTAATAAAGACCCGCATTTTTGGTACAGTTATACCCTGCCTGGTGTCACCTTATCTGGAGCAGATCAACATCGATTCCATACACTGCGAAAAGTTTTCGGATGTCTTTGAGAATGCCCTCAACAGCATGGACAATTTGCATACCATAAACTGGTATAATGGCAACATCAGATCAGATTGGATTGTGCGTCAGTGTCCGAATTTGCGAAAGCTTTACGTGCCCAACCCCCACTTGCTGCGTCATTGTATTCTGCGAGTGgcatgcctaacacaactgtcgTTTTCGTCATGCCAAAAATTCACCTGGTACTTCCTCATAGTTCTCATCAAAAGTCTGCCACTGCAGCGGCTTAATATCTGTTCCAACGATGTGATTTGCGATGACGAAAACACACCTCAAGATGCTGCCGATGTGGAAACCACTTTGCAACGCATCGTCTTACCCTATCGAATTTATGTGGCTGCTGAGAATTTCTGGATGGATCTGCTCTGTGTCAATCCAGGTCTCAAGTTAATCTTCTATGGTGATAGCGGTGATTTGCTTAATCGCAATTGTTTCCACAAATTATTGACCTTTCCCCATGTCCGGCATAGATTGAAAAATATGAGAATGTGCGGATTTTCTGTAG AAATTGCCGATTTGCAGCACAGGTTTGAGGACACTCTTCAGCAGTTAAACACAAAAACTAGTCATTTTAGGTCAAGAAACTGTAAATTTACCGTCGAATTATAA